One segment of Platichthys flesus chromosome 15, fPlaFle2.1, whole genome shotgun sequence DNA contains the following:
- the LOC133969347 gene encoding LOW QUALITY PROTEIN: E3 ubiquitin-protein ligase TRIM21-like (The sequence of the model RefSeq protein was modified relative to this genomic sequence to represent the inferred CDS: inserted 4 bases in 2 codons): MDSWFCCGHPVGTTSVIDWAVNLPCRCPMCKEVFYSRPELRVNTLISQMAAQFRQTKPEPTREAAEEVSCDVCTGNKLGAVXCLASYCGTHLEPHLTVLGLKKHQLIHPVENLQVRMCMKHDKPLELYCKIDQMCVCMLCMVLDHKTHNVVPVKTEYQEKKKELDEKEAEIQQMIQKREVMIGQLKHSVEVSNESANREKEKGLQVFAALKEPIDRSLAEFIETIDNKHRPIEKQTKGLVADLEQEMFDLKKKSEELKQLSCSEDHFQFLQTFSSLKEAKDWTGVSIHQPSYKGTVXQWLKRAQQYATSVTLDPETANPWLLVSDDRKQVTFGDLNKNLPDNPKRFSYYASVLSKNSFSSGRFYFEVLVEGKTKWDLGVASESVDRKGPITLSPLNGYWAVSLRNGNEYKAFAESRVCLRLKSVPKKVGVFVDYEDGLVSLYDVDTAAVLYSFTGCSFTDKLFVFFNPCNSDCGRNSAPLVICPIQNLQLTQLYSRVKNRINN, encoded by the exons ATGGACTCATG GTTTTGTTGTGGCCACCCTGTGGGCACAACTTCTGTAATTGACTGGGCTGTCAACCTCCCGTGCAGGTGTCCCATGTGTAAGGAGGTTTTCTACAGCAGACCGGAGCTGCGGGTCAATACTCTGATCTCTCAGATGGCCGCTCAGTTCAGACAAACCAAACCAGAGCCAACACGTGAAGCAGCCGAGGAGGTTTCCTGTGACGTCTGCACTGGAAACAAACTGGGAGCCGT ATGTCTGGCCTCCTACTGTGGAACTCACCTGGAGCCGCACCTGACAGTGTTAGGTCTGAAAAAACATCAGCTAATCCATCCTGTGGAAAATCTGCAGGTTCGGATGTGCATGAAACACGATAAGCCTCTGGAGCTCTACTGCAAGATCGACcagatgtgtgtctgcatgctcTGCATGGTTTTAGACCACAAGACACACAATGTCGTCCCCGTGAAAACAGAATaccaagagaaaaagaaagagctgGACGAGAAAGAGGCTGAGATTCAGCAGATGATCCAGAAGAGAGAGGTGATGATCGGGCAGCTCAAACACTCGGTTGAGGTCAGCAATGAAAgtgcaaacagagagaaagaaaaaggtctTCAGGTCTTTGCTGCTCTGAAGGAACCCATCGACCGAAGCCTGGCTGAGTTCATTGAGACGATCGATAACAAACACCGACCAATAGAGAAGCAGACCAAAGGCTTGGTTGCAGACCTGGAGCAGGAGATGTTTgacctgaaaaagaaaagtgaggagCTGAAGCAGCTCTCGTGTTCTGAAGACCACTTCCAATTCCTCCAAACCTTCTCGTCCTTAAAGGAGGCCAAAGACTGGACCGGTGTTAGTATCCATCAGCCATCATATAAAGGGACTGT GCAGTGGCTGAAGAGGGCCCAGCAGTATGCAACCAGTGTGACACTAGATCCTGAGACAGCAAACCCCTGGCTCCTCGTGTCTGACGACAGGAAGCAGGTGACGTTCGGTGACCTTAACAAGAATCTCCCCGACAACCCCAAGAGATTTTCTTATTATGCCAGTGTCTTAAGTAAGAACAGTTTTTCGTCAGGAAGATTTTACTTCGAGGTTCTGGTTGAGGGGAAGACGAAGTGGGACTTAGGAGTAGCCAGTGAGTCGGTGGACAGGAAGGGACCGATCACACTGAGTCCTCTGAACGGTTACTGGGCCGTGTCTTTGAGGAACGGAAACGAGTACAAAGCTTTCGCTGAATCTCGCGTCTGTCTCCGTCTGAAGTCTGTGCCCAAGAAGGTGGGGGTGTTTGTTGACTACGAAGACGGTCTGGTGTCTCTGTACGATGTGGACACAGCTGCCGTCCTCTACTCCTTCACCGGCTGCTCCTTCACTGACAAACTCTTCGTCTTCTTCAATCCCTGCAATAGTGACTGTGGGAGAAACTCTGCCCCTCTGGTCATCTGTCCGATACAGAACCTCCAGTTGACGCAGTTATACTCCAGAgtaaaaaacagaataaataattga